In the Clostridium beijerinckii genome, one interval contains:
- the tgt gene encoding tRNA guanosine(34) transglycosylase Tgt, producing MSKRYTLLKKDGKARRGQFETPHGTIQTPVFMNVGTLAAIKGAVSSMDLKEIGCQVELSNTYHLHLRPSDKVVKKLGGLHKFMNWDRPILTDSGGFQVFSLAKMRKIKEEGVYFNSHIDGKKIFMGPEESMQIQSNLASTIAMAFDECIENPAPREYVERSVERTTRWLERCKIEMDRLNSMPDTINKEQMLFGINQGGVYEDIRIKHAEEITKMDLDGYAIGGLAVGETHEEMYRVIDAVVPHLPEDKPIYLMGVGTPSNILEAVDRGVDFFDCVLPARNGRHGNVFCSEGKLNLMNAKYELDDRPIDEGCECPTCKNYTRAYIRHLFKAKEMLAMRLCVLHNLYFYNKLMKDIRDAIEGGYFKQFKEEKLSQWEGR from the coding sequence GTGAGTAAAAGGTATACTTTATTAAAAAAGGATGGAAAAGCAAGGAGAGGGCAGTTTGAAACTCCTCATGGAACTATACAAACTCCAGTATTCATGAATGTTGGAACATTAGCAGCTATAAAAGGTGCAGTTTCTAGCATGGATTTAAAGGAGATAGGATGCCAGGTTGAACTTTCTAATACATATCATCTTCACTTAAGACCAAGTGATAAAGTAGTTAAAAAACTTGGAGGATTACATAAATTTATGAATTGGGATAGGCCAATTCTCACAGATTCAGGTGGATTTCAAGTATTTTCGTTAGCTAAGATGAGGAAAATAAAAGAGGAAGGCGTGTATTTTAATTCACATATAGATGGAAAGAAAATATTTATGGGACCAGAAGAATCAATGCAAATTCAAAGTAATTTGGCATCTACAATAGCAATGGCTTTTGATGAATGTATTGAAAATCCAGCACCTAGAGAATACGTGGAAAGATCAGTAGAAAGAACTACAAGATGGCTTGAAAGATGTAAAATTGAAATGGATAGATTAAATTCTATGCCAGATACAATAAATAAGGAACAAATGTTGTTCGGAATAAATCAGGGTGGAGTTTATGAAGATATAAGAATAAAGCACGCTGAAGAAATAACTAAGATGGATCTAGATGGATATGCCATAGGTGGGCTTGCTGTTGGAGAAACTCATGAAGAAATGTATAGAGTGATAGATGCAGTTGTGCCACATTTGCCAGAAGATAAACCTATATATTTAATGGGAGTAGGTACACCTAGCAATATATTGGAAGCAGTCGACAGAGGTGTGGATTTCTTTGATTGCGTACTTCCAGCCAGAAATGGGAGACACGGAAATGTATTTTGTAGTGAAGGCAAGCTTAATCTTATGAATGCTAAATATGAACTTGATGATAGACCTATTGATGAAGGTTGCGAATGTCCAACGTGCAAGAATTATACAAGAGCATATATAAGACATTTATTTAAAGCAAAGGAAATGCTTGCGATGAGATTATGTGTTTTACATAATTTATATTTTTATAATAAGCTAATGAAAGATATAAGAGACGCAATTGAAGGCGGTTATTTCAAGCAATTTAAGGAAGAAAAATTATCACAATGGGAAGGCAGATAA
- a CDS encoding DUF5658 family protein codes for MITFIKNYSLKNIKIKFLALYILNVTDIVFTILLLDTGFYVEANIFMLEVVKSPTISFLLKILAPAVLFVFIYFRMKDATNKQLKYCNYFINGSIIFYGLINTFHIIWFALLPIFIFIF; via the coding sequence ATGATTACTTTTATAAAAAACTACTCTCTTAAAAATATAAAAATAAAATTTTTAGCTCTATATATCCTGAATGTTACAGACATAGTATTTACTATTTTACTCTTAGATACTGGTTTTTACGTAGAAGCAAATATTTTCATGTTAGAAGTAGTAAAAAGTCCAACTATAAGTTTTTTATTAAAAATATTAGCTCCTGCAGTTCTTTTTGTATTCATATATTTTAGAATGAAAGATGCAACTAATAAACAACTAAAGTACTGTAATTACTTTATTAATGGAAGTATCATATTCTATGGTTTAATAAACACATTTCATATTATCTGGTTTGCATTATTGCCTATATTTATTTTCATATTTTAA
- the queA gene encoding tRNA preQ1(34) S-adenosylmethionine ribosyltransferase-isomerase QueA, protein MNVKDFDFYLPEELIAQHPLEQRDSSRLMVLDKKTGEIKHKRFHDIIEYLNEGDTLVLNNTRVMPARLIGEKEGTGGKIEFLLLKRIEKDKWECLAKPGKSAKVGRKFTFGEGKLKAEVVEVKENGNRIVEFFYDGIFEEVLDSLGEMPLPPYIHERLEDRERYQTVYSKENGSAAAPTAGLHFTKELLQEIKNKGINIVYLTLHVGLGTFRPVKVESLEEHEMHSEFYMLSKESADIINETKKRGNAVISVGTTSTRTLETIGDENGFVKEQSGWTNIFIYPGYKFKVVDKLITNFHLPESTLIMLVSTLAGRENVMNAYEEAVNEKYRFFSFGDAMFIK, encoded by the coding sequence ATGAACGTAAAAGATTTTGATTTTTACTTACCAGAAGAGTTGATAGCTCAACATCCGTTGGAACAAAGAGATTCATCAAGACTTATGGTTTTAGATAAGAAAACTGGTGAAATTAAGCATAAGAGATTTCATGATATTATAGAATACTTAAATGAAGGAGATACTTTAGTATTAAATAATACGAGAGTAATGCCAGCAAGATTGATTGGAGAAAAGGAAGGTACGGGCGGAAAAATTGAGTTCCTTCTACTTAAAAGAATTGAAAAGGATAAATGGGAGTGTCTAGCAAAGCCAGGTAAATCCGCAAAGGTTGGTAGAAAATTTACATTTGGAGAAGGTAAGTTAAAAGCAGAAGTAGTTGAAGTGAAGGAAAATGGAAATAGAATAGTTGAATTTTTCTATGATGGAATATTCGAGGAAGTTCTAGATTCGCTTGGGGAGATGCCTTTGCCACCATATATTCATGAGAGATTAGAAGATAGGGAAAGGTATCAAACAGTGTATTCTAAAGAAAATGGTTCTGCTGCAGCACCTACTGCGGGATTACATTTTACAAAAGAGTTATTGCAGGAAATAAAGAATAAAGGAATTAACATAGTATATTTAACATTACATGTTGGACTTGGAACTTTTAGACCTGTAAAAGTTGAATCTCTAGAGGAGCATGAAATGCATTCAGAGTTTTATATGCTTTCAAAAGAAAGTGCAGATATAATAAACGAAACTAAAAAAAGAGGAAATGCGGTTATATCTGTTGGAACAACTTCAACAAGGACATTAGAAACTATTGGCGATGAAAATGGATTTGTTAAGGAACAAAGTGGATGGACTAATATATTTATTTATCCTGGATATAAATTTAAAGTAGTGGATAAGTTAATTACAAACTTCCATTTACCAGAATCTACGTTGATAATGCTTGTTTCAACTCTAGCAGGAAGAGAAAATGTTATGAATGCATATGAAGAAGCAGTAAATGAAAAATATAGATTTTTCTCATTTGGAGATGCTATGTTTATTAAATAA
- the yajC gene encoding preprotein translocase subunit YajC: MDNMLALLTSVVPYLLVFVIFFFLLILPEKKRKKKYQGMIDELKVNDEIVTRGGIIGKITHIDEKSVTIESGPAKTRIKLEKSGISHKIKMD; this comes from the coding sequence ATGGATAATATGTTAGCGTTACTTACGAGCGTAGTGCCTTATTTACTTGTATTTGTGATATTTTTTTTCCTTCTTATATTACCTGAAAAGAAGAGAAAAAAGAAATATCAAGGTATGATTGATGAATTAAAAGTAAATGATGAAATTGTGACAAGAGGTGGAATCATAGGTAAGATTACACATATAGATGAAAAATCAGTTACAATTGAAAGTGGTCCTGCAAAAACTAGGATTAAATTAGAGAAGAGTGGAATATCTCATAAAATAAAGATGGATTAA
- the ruvA gene encoding Holliday junction branch migration protein RuvA: MYEYIKGKYIGINKDYVIVENSGIGYKIFTSGATMSSMPKNGEEIMLYLEQIVREDFIGLYGFDSKEELEMFKLLLTVSGVGPKAALSLLSISRVNNLKYAIMIGDEKHICRGVGIGKKTAARIILEIKDKLKPDELLDSSVENDTKDNENVMALSEALSALIALGYSEKEAESVLKKIDKNDSVENIIKNALKALMG, from the coding sequence ATGTACGAATATATAAAAGGTAAATATATTGGAATAAATAAAGATTATGTAATAGTAGAGAATAGCGGTATAGGCTACAAGATATTTACATCAGGTGCTACAATGTCCTCTATGCCAAAGAATGGAGAGGAGATTATGCTTTACCTTGAGCAAATAGTAAGGGAAGATTTTATTGGATTATATGGGTTTGATTCAAAGGAAGAGCTAGAGATGTTTAAGCTTCTTTTAACAGTAAGTGGAGTTGGACCAAAAGCAGCATTATCTTTATTATCTATAAGCAGAGTTAATAATTTAAAATATGCAATAATGATTGGCGATGAGAAACACATCTGTAGAGGTGTGGGAATAGGGAAAAAAACAGCAGCTAGAATTATTTTAGAAATCAAAGATAAACTAAAGCCAGATGAATTATTGGATAGTAGTGTGGAAAATGATACTAAGGATAATGAGAATGTTATGGCATTATCAGAAGCTTTAAGCGCGTTAATTGCGCTAGGGTATAGCGAGAAGGAAGCAGAATCAGTACTTAAAAAGATAGATAAGAATGACAGTGTAGAAAATATCATTAAAAATGCATTAAAGGCATTGATGGGATAA
- a CDS encoding radical SAM/SPASM domain-containing protein translates to MKKFKKIYIEITNVCNLSCDFCPKTNRELKFMDKKSFQHIVNSVKLHTDYVYFHLMGEPFLNENIKSFLDISNENSLKVNITTNGTLISEVKDVLLSSNALRQVNISLHSFEANEGHVEFSKYIDNIIEFVKEASEKTNIITSLRLWNLDTKYTASNSMNIDIFEFLEQSFEIKSSLRESLKEKNSFKLKNNVYLSMGEKFKWPSLQVEKLGERVFCYGLRDQVGILVDGTVVPCCLDSDGSIALGNIFDNTLEEILSSKRAIDIYNGFSGRKAVEELCKKCGFINRVR, encoded by the coding sequence ATGAAGAAATTTAAAAAGATTTATATAGAGATAACAAATGTGTGTAATTTAAGTTGCGATTTTTGCCCTAAAACAAATAGGGAACTTAAGTTTATGGATAAGAAAAGTTTTCAACATATCGTAAATAGCGTGAAATTACATACTGATTATGTATATTTTCATCTAATGGGAGAACCATTTTTAAATGAAAATATAAAGAGTTTTTTGGATATAAGCAATGAAAATTCATTAAAGGTTAATATAACTACTAATGGAACTTTAATAAGTGAAGTTAAGGATGTGTTACTTAGTTCAAATGCTTTAAGGCAAGTTAATATTTCGCTTCATAGCTTTGAAGCGAATGAGGGACATGTTGAGTTTAGTAAATATATAGATAATATAATTGAATTTGTTAAAGAAGCTAGTGAAAAAACTAATATAATAACTTCTTTAAGGTTGTGGAATTTAGATACAAAGTATACTGCTAGTAATAGCATGAATATTGATATTTTTGAATTTCTTGAACAAAGTTTCGAAATAAAATCCAGTTTGAGAGAAAGTTTAAAGGAAAAAAATAGTTTTAAACTAAAAAATAATGTATATCTTAGTATGGGAGAGAAATTTAAGTGGCCATCATTGCAAGTTGAGAAGTTAGGAGAAAGAGTCTTCTGCTATGGGCTTAGAGATCAAGTGGGAATATTAGTAGATGGAACAGTAGTGCCTTGTTGTTTAGATAGTGATGGTAGCATAGCACTTGGTAATATCTTTGACAATACATTAGAAGAAATTCTAAGTTCAAAAAGAGCTATAGACATATATAATGGTTTTTCTGGAAGAAAGGCAGTAGAAGAATTATGCAAAAAATGTGGTTTTATAAATAGAGTAAGATAG
- a CDS encoding CBS domain-containing protein → MKVKDFMITDVISVSKENTIKDVMRVLVTNKIGGVPIVDNKGILSGIVSDGDIIRSINPKEGKMYDLISYVFYLKKEELEEEIGMIKDTNIMTIAKCKDIFCVFPEDTMEKVLSIFSKHNFKKIPVIDKERRVVGVISRGDVIRYIQKKIIDKL, encoded by the coding sequence ATGAAAGTAAAGGATTTTATGATTACTGATGTAATTTCCGTAAGTAAAGAAAATACTATTAAAGATGTCATGAGGGTATTAGTCACCAATAAAATAGGCGGAGTACCAATAGTAGATAACAAGGGAATACTTTCGGGTATTGTAAGTGATGGTGATATAATAAGAAGCATAAATCCTAAAGAAGGAAAAATGTATGATTTAATTTCATATGTATTTTATCTTAAAAAGGAAGAATTAGAAGAAGAAATTGGAATGATAAAGGATACTAATATCATGACTATTGCAAAATGTAAAGATATTTTCTGTGTTTTTCCAGAAGATACTATGGAAAAGGTTTTGTCTATTTTCTCAAAACATAACTTTAAAAAGATACCGGTTATAGATAAAGAAAGAAGAGTAGTAGGAGTTATTAGTAGAGGCGATGTAATTAGATATATACAGAAAAAGATTATAGATAAGTTGTAG
- a CDS encoding DHA2 family efflux MFS transporter permease subunit has product MKDNSNEQANPWLAMIVIIVGTFMSVLSSSIINVALTKMMSVFGVGLDDVKWVMTAYTLALGAIIPLTGYLQDIFGAKKVYIVALAIFTIGSALCGFAWSNSSMIAFRVFQAIGGGMMQPVGMSIIYSVFPRKKIGLALGVYGIAAMAAPAIGPTLGGLIIEKMDWRLIFTVNIPIGIIGVLLGMIILKGQPMKPFKAFDIVGFLSSTVGLVSLLYVLGKGSSIDWGDMINPMLVALGSLSLILFVVNELTHPDPLLDLRVLKLFDFSMSLVIITVLTIGLMGGSYVLPLFLQNVRGYTAMQAGLIMFPSALVMGALMPLSGTLYDKFGAKPVVIPGLIILALATFKLSTAISMNSSKESIIFINCIRSIGLGIAMMPISTAGMNVVKGEMIPRASALNSTIRQVASSLAVTIMTVIIQSKTSYNYSKLAEQINIYNKTAVGTINSLTKSYMYEGFSQETSKVMALSQLAKIIQGQASVDAMAYSISVTGAIAVIAIFLTLFMRTRR; this is encoded by the coding sequence ATGAAGGATAATAGTAATGAGCAGGCCAATCCATGGTTAGCAATGATAGTTATCATAGTTGGTACATTTATGTCAGTACTAAGCAGTAGTATAATTAATGTTGCATTAACTAAAATGATGTCTGTATTTGGCGTAGGATTGGATGATGTGAAGTGGGTAATGACAGCTTATACATTAGCACTTGGAGCAATTATTCCTTTAACAGGATATCTTCAAGATATTTTTGGCGCTAAAAAAGTATATATAGTTGCATTGGCGATTTTTACAATAGGGTCTGCGTTATGCGGATTTGCATGGAGCAATTCTAGTATGATAGCATTTCGTGTATTTCAAGCTATTGGAGGAGGGATGATGCAGCCTGTTGGCATGAGTATAATATATTCTGTATTTCCAAGAAAAAAGATAGGACTTGCACTTGGAGTTTATGGAATAGCAGCTATGGCCGCACCTGCTATAGGACCAACTCTTGGTGGACTGATTATAGAAAAAATGGATTGGAGACTAATTTTTACAGTAAATATCCCAATAGGAATAATAGGAGTATTGTTGGGGATGATTATTTTAAAAGGCCAACCTATGAAACCATTTAAGGCATTTGATATAGTAGGATTTTTATCATCTACAGTAGGTTTGGTAAGTTTGTTATATGTACTTGGAAAAGGATCCTCAATTGATTGGGGTGATATGATAAATCCAATGTTAGTAGCGTTGGGGAGTTTAAGCCTCATATTATTTGTGGTTAATGAACTTACACATCCAGACCCACTATTAGATCTGAGAGTTCTCAAACTATTTGATTTTAGTATGAGCTTAGTTATAATAACTGTGTTAACTATAGGATTAATGGGAGGGTCATATGTATTGCCTTTATTTCTGCAGAATGTAAGGGGATATACTGCGATGCAGGCGGGACTTATCATGTTTCCATCAGCACTAGTTATGGGGGCTTTGATGCCATTAAGCGGAACGCTTTATGATAAATTCGGAGCTAAACCTGTAGTTATACCAGGTCTTATTATATTAGCACTAGCTACATTTAAGTTGTCAACAGCTATAAGCATGAATTCTAGCAAGGAATCAATAATATTTATTAACTGTATAAGATCTATTGGATTAGGAATAGCTATGATGCCTATTAGCACTGCTGGTATGAATGTAGTAAAAGGCGAAATGATTCCAAGAGCATCAGCATTGAATAGCACTATAAGACAGGTGGCAAGTTCTCTTGCTGTAACCATAATGACAGTAATAATACAATCGAAAACAAGTTATAATTATTCAAAACTTGCAGAGCAAATAAATATCTACAATAAAACAGCAGTAGGAACTATAAATTCACTAACAAAATCATATATGTATGAAGGTTTTTCACAAGAAACTTCTAAAGTTATGGCACTATCTCAATTGGCAAAAATTATTCAAGGACAAGCATCTGTAGATGCTATGGCATATTCTATTTCTGTAACTGGAGCTATAGCTGTTATTGCTATATTTTTAACATTATTTATGAGAACTAGAAGATGA
- a CDS encoding DUF488 family protein has protein sequence MYIYTIGHSNYSIEKLIDMLKTYDIDTVVDIRGTPYSKYNVQYNKETIAETLKKEGFIYIYMAKELAAQRQDKNSYNKEGYSDFEKVIMEEDFLRGIERLKTGCQKGYNIVLLGAMQDPIRCHRSILVGRSLRENGFNVKHILDDYTLASQEKIEEKLLSKYFSNRNQITIDSLLGNEISEVEMIKEGYRLANKEIGYRVEHLE, from the coding sequence ATGTACATATACACAATAGGACATTCTAACTATTCTATAGAGAAATTAATAGATATGCTAAAGACTTATGATATTGATACTGTTGTAGATATAAGAGGAACTCCGTATTCGAAATATAATGTTCAATATAATAAGGAAACAATAGCTGAAACTTTAAAAAAAGAAGGATTTATATACATATATATGGCTAAAGAACTTGCGGCTCAAAGACAAGATAAAAACTCTTATAATAAGGAAGGATATTCTGATTTTGAAAAGGTAATTATGGAAGAAGATTTTTTAAGAGGAATTGAGAGGCTAAAAACAGGATGTCAGAAAGGTTATAATATTGTACTTCTTGGAGCTATGCAGGATCCTATAAGGTGTCATAGGAGTATATTAGTTGGAAGATCATTAAGGGAAAATGGATTTAATGTTAAGCATATTTTAGATGACTATACTTTGGCATCTCAAGAAAAAATAGAAGAGAAACTTTTAAGTAAATACTTTAGTAACAGGAATCAGATTACTATAGACAGCTTACTTGGTAACGAAATTAGCGAGGTTGAAATGATTAAGGAAGGTTATCGACTGGCAAATAAAGAAATTGGATATAGAGTGGAGCATTTAGAATAA
- the ruvB gene encoding Holliday junction branch migration DNA helicase RuvB, with amino-acid sequence MERIVNPSEMQEDFNSELSLRPQKINEYIGQDKVKERLDIFIKAAKNRKEALDHTLLYGPPGLGKTTLANIIAKEMGGDLKITSGPAIERAGDLAAILTTLKDYDVLFIDEIHRLNRNVEEILYPAMEDYALDIVIGKGATAKSIRIDLPKFTLIGATTRIGMLTSPLRDRFGVLCAMEYYTDEELKEIVSRSALVFGCTITEEGALEIAKRSRGTPRIANRLLKRVRDYSEVKSNKLVSLKEAREALELLEVDNQGFDKVDNKILEAIIDNFNGGPVGIETLSYFIGEELGTIEDVYEPYLLQKGFIIRTPRGRIASDKAYEHLGRVNTSKNKSNNGKVQGSFFDK; translated from the coding sequence TTGGAAAGAATAGTTAATCCATCTGAGATGCAAGAAGACTTTAATTCTGAACTTAGTTTAAGACCTCAAAAAATAAATGAATATATAGGACAAGATAAAGTTAAAGAGCGATTAGATATTTTTATTAAAGCTGCAAAAAATAGAAAAGAAGCATTAGATCATACACTTTTATATGGACCACCTGGACTTGGAAAAACTACTTTAGCTAATATTATAGCAAAAGAAATGGGTGGGGATTTAAAAATTACTTCTGGACCAGCAATAGAAAGAGCAGGAGATTTAGCAGCGATACTAACAACACTAAAAGATTATGATGTTTTATTTATAGATGAAATACATAGGTTAAATAGAAATGTTGAGGAAATATTATATCCTGCTATGGAGGATTATGCTTTAGATATAGTTATAGGAAAAGGTGCTACAGCGAAATCTATAAGAATTGATCTTCCCAAATTTACACTAATTGGAGCAACAACAAGGATTGGAATGCTTACATCTCCACTTAGAGATAGATTTGGTGTACTTTGTGCCATGGAATATTATACAGATGAAGAACTTAAAGAGATAGTAAGTAGAAGCGCTTTAGTTTTTGGCTGTACAATTACTGAAGAAGGTGCTTTGGAGATTGCTAAGAGATCTAGAGGAACACCTAGAATTGCCAATAGGCTATTAAAAAGAGTTAGGGATTATTCAGAAGTAAAATCTAATAAGCTAGTATCATTAAAAGAGGCTAGAGAGGCTTTAGAATTATTGGAAGTTGATAATCAGGGATTTGATAAAGTTGATAATAAAATACTTGAAGCTATTATTGATAATTTTAACGGGGGACCTGTTGGGATTGAAACACTTTCCTATTTTATAGGTGAGGAATTGGGAACTATAGAAGACGTATATGAACCATACTTGCTTCAAAAAGGCTTTATAATAAGAACACCAAGAGGAAGAATAGCTAGTGATAAGGCCTATGAACATCTTGGAAGAGTAAATACTTCAAAAAACAAAAGTAATAATGGGAAAGTACAAGGTAGCTTTTTTGATAAATAG
- a CDS encoding TetR/AcrR family transcriptional regulator: protein MEFQRARNEEQKSIRREQIIEATLKLYEREPLEKITLASIANELNFSRANLYKYVSTKEEIFLWILSSDLEKWVKKTYDKLRDYDQLELKTFCLLWSEQMYENQRFLKLFSILVSVLRSNVTTKSLEILKQDLANSFGKLNLITKKFIPNLTDDELKLFNEYQIYYAASLYSPAVSSKNQRQEFQTVSLLEAPPDFVSRFAGYLEVIILGLQSKNK from the coding sequence ATGGAATTTCAACGCGCTCGAAACGAAGAACAAAAAAGCATTAGGCGTGAACAAATCATAGAGGCTACATTAAAGCTATATGAAAGAGAGCCCTTAGAAAAAATCACACTTGCTTCAATTGCTAATGAGTTAAATTTTTCAAGAGCAAATTTATATAAATACGTTTCCACTAAGGAAGAGATTTTCCTATGGATATTAAGTTCAGATTTAGAAAAATGGGTAAAAAAGACATATGATAAACTTAGAGATTATGATCAATTAGAACTTAAAACATTTTGTCTGTTATGGTCAGAACAAATGTATGAAAATCAGCGTTTTTTAAAGCTGTTCTCAATTTTAGTTTCAGTATTAAGAAGTAATGTGACAACAAAATCACTGGAGATATTGAAGCAAGATCTTGCTAATAGCTTTGGTAAATTAAATTTGATTACTAAAAAATTTATTCCTAACCTGACAGACGATGAGCTTAAACTTTTTAATGAATATCAGATTTATTATGCCGCTAGTTTATATTCTCCAGCAGTATCCTCTAAAAACCAACGTCAAGAATTTCAAACTGTTTCACTACTAGAAGCCCCACCTGATTTTGTTTCGCGTTTTGCAGGATATCTTGAAGTAATTATATTGGGTCTTCAATCGAAAAATAAATAA
- a CDS encoding L,D-transpeptidase, giving the protein MSSDRISYADYVNSKNYSSETNYLIWVDTGSFKVNIFKGSTNKWNLINSYLCTLGKASTPTPKGTYKVGIKGLYFGVNKGYKCWYYTQFKGNYLFHSIIYNLDGSVRDGRLGMKLSDGCIRLAKENAKWIYDNIPKGTKVVIN; this is encoded by the coding sequence ATGTCGAGTGACCGTATTAGCTATGCAGATTATGTAAATTCTAAGAATTATTCTAGTGAAACCAACTACTTGATTTGGGTAGATACTGGAAGCTTTAAAGTGAATATTTTTAAAGGAAGCACAAATAAGTGGAACCTAATTAATAGTTATTTGTGCACCTTGGGAAAAGCCTCAACGCCAACACCTAAAGGAACTTATAAGGTTGGAATAAAGGGACTCTATTTTGGCGTAAATAAAGGATACAAGTGTTGGTATTATACACAGTTTAAAGGTAATTATTTATTTCATTCAATAATTTATAATTTGGATGGATCGGTTAGAGATGGAAGGTTAGGTATGAAGCTATCAGATGGGTGTATAAGGTTAGCCAAAGAAAATGCTAAATGGATTTATGACAATATACCTAAGGGGACTAAAGTAGTTATAAATTAA
- a CDS encoding cation:dicarboxylate symporter family transporter, whose protein sequence is MKKIKFGLALQILAGLILGIIVGGFFYGNPAVEAYLKPIGDIFIRLIKMIVVPIVFSSLIVGIAGAGDIKQVGRLGGKTLLYFEVVTTIAIVLGLLIANVFHPGTGINMQELAKSSIDSYVSTAENVAHHSFADTFINIVPTNIFDSLTKGDMLSVIFFSVMFGLGVAAIGEKGKPVIQFAQGTADAMFWVTNQIMKTAPFGVFALIGVTVSKFGLSSLIPLGKLIVTTYGSMILFILLIFGLIAKLVGTSIFSIIRILKDELILAYSTASSETVLPKIMEKMEKFGCPKAIATFVVPTGYSFNLDGSTLYQAIAAIFIAQLYGINLSIPAQINLMLVLMLTSKGIAGVPGVSFVVLLATLGSVGIPAEGLAFIAGIDRILDMARTVVNVLGNSLAVVVVSKWEGKYNSIKGKEYIKSIKKAA, encoded by the coding sequence ATGAAGAAAATTAAATTTGGTCTAGCATTACAAATTCTTGCAGGACTTATACTTGGAATTATAGTAGGTGGATTTTTTTATGGAAATCCAGCTGTTGAGGCATATTTAAAGCCTATTGGAGATATTTTTATTCGTCTAATAAAAATGATTGTAGTTCCAATCGTCTTTTCATCACTTATAGTTGGTATTGCTGGAGCGGGAGATATTAAGCAGGTTGGAAGACTTGGAGGAAAAACTCTTCTTTACTTTGAAGTAGTAACAACTATTGCTATTGTATTAGGACTTTTAATTGCTAATGTATTTCATCCAGGTACAGGAATAAATATGCAAGAGCTTGCTAAATCTAGCATTGATTCTTATGTAAGCACTGCAGAAAATGTAGCACATCATAGCTTTGCAGACACATTTATAAATATTGTACCTACTAATATTTTTGATTCACTTACAAAAGGAGACATGCTTTCAGTCATTTTCTTTTCTGTTATGTTCGGTCTAGGAGTTGCTGCAATTGGTGAAAAAGGGAAACCTGTTATACAGTTCGCCCAAGGAACGGCTGATGCAATGTTTTGGGTAACAAATCAAATAATGAAGACAGCTCCTTTTGGAGTATTCGCTTTAATTGGTGTGACAGTTTCTAAGTTTGGACTTTCATCTTTAATTCCACTTGGAAAACTAATAGTTACAACTTATGGTTCAATGATTTTATTTATATTACTAATATTTGGACTAATTGCAAAATTAGTTGGGACAAGTATCTTTTCAATCATAAGAATTTTAAAAGACGAACTTATACTTGCTTATAGCACAGCAAGCTCAGAAACAGTTTTACCTAAAATCATGGAGAAAATGGAGAAATTCGGATGTCCTAAAGCTATTGCAACTTTTGTAGTACCAACAGGTTATTCTTTTAATCTAGATGGTTCTACTCTTTACCAAGCTATTGCCGCAATATTTATTGCACAATTATATGGTATTAATTTATCAATACCAGCTCAAATTAATTTAATGCTTGTATTGATGCTTACTTCAAAAGGTATAGCAGGCGTGCCAGGAGTATCTTTTGTAGTTTTACTAGCCACTCTTGGTTCTGTTGGAATTCCAGCCGAAGGCCTAGCTTTTATAGCTGGAATAGATCGTATACTTGACATGGCTAGAACTGTTGTAAATGTATTAGGTAATTCTCTAGCAGTTGTTGTTGTATCAAAATGGGAAGGAAAGTATAATTCTATAAAGGGCAAAGAATATATAAAATCCATAAAGAAAGCTGCTTAA